One segment of Daphnia magna isolate NIES unplaced genomic scaffold, ASM2063170v1.1 Dm_contigs206, whole genome shotgun sequence DNA contains the following:
- the LOC123467616 gene encoding uncharacterized protein LOC123467616 yields the protein MADQITLSASDGSESESESNPENSSQYPTHLTEFNSAWQRRNQEPSEERQSSNPVQAGLSTTRKVKKANQPSIKNHLDSSWKYKQIRTQEDLDKAILNHLIADLLPFSEVEKEAFKNLIGGLSGPLVIRSRPFMVELLKKTYSTSKADLILELDKADYVSTTADCWTSRRRSFLGMAVHWMGQDLDRRTADEDMSHDEDEKDDFVFIDIGDIMNCGPEEVDLGDADNDLCLKDHIHLPTHMRCSCHSLNLVATTDVKNIDSVRFQN from the exons ATGGCTGACCAAATCACACTATCAGCCTCTGATGGCTCGGAATCTGAATCAGAATCAAATCCTGAAAATTCCTC ACAATACCCTACACACCTAACAGAATTTAACTCTGCTTggcaaagaagaaaccaaGAACCAAGCGAAGAAAGACAGTCATCTAATCCTGTTCAAGCTGGACTCTCTACCacgagaaaagtaaaaaaggcTAATCAGCCTTCTATAAAGAATCATTTGGATAGTTCTTGGAAGTATAAGCAGATTAGAACACAGGAAGATTTGGACAAAGCTATTCTG aACCACCTGATTGCTGACCTCCTTCCTTTCAGTGAAGTCGAAAAGGAAGCATTCAAGAACCTCATTGGTGGATTGTCTGGGCCACTTGTTATAAGGAGTCGCCCCTTCATGGTGGAACTATTAAAGAAGACTTACAGCACGAGCAAAGCAGATTTGATTTTGGAACTTGACAAAGCTGATTATGTCAGCACCACAGCAGACTGCTGGACTTCACGGCGACGTAGCTTTTTAGGAATGGCAGTTCATTGGATGGGGCAAGATCTTGATCGTCGCA CCGCTGACGAAGATATGTCCCATGACGAAGACGAGAAAGACGattttgtatttattgatATAGGCGACATTATGAATTGTGGACCAGAGGAGGTAGATCTTGGTGACGCTGACAATGACTTATGCCTTAAAGATCATATTCATCTACCTACCCACATGAGATGCAGCTGTCATTCCCTGAATTTGGTGGCCACAACTGATGTGAAGAATATTGACAGTGTACGGTTTCAAAATTGA
- the LOC123467617 gene encoding uncharacterized protein LOC123467617, with protein MKPLTEALDVFQNKEKMSAGCVLPVLTILKEKIAEFKEDRNIIYCTPLVNCLLDGIEKSIEGEDTATASLSETASQPRKNSRFLNGLKWKASAELGEVDRYVNDGYGILEDLNRYQTIKQIFIQYKSALPSSAACERLFIVASLIFVPKRTNLSDANFDRLVFLKQNGTCSRNWKTSPSKTK; from the exons ATGAAGCCACTAACTGAAGCCCTTGACGTCTTtcaaaataaggaaaaaatgtCAGCTGGGTGTGTCCTCCCCGTTCTCACgattttgaaggaaaaaattgcCGAATTCAAAGAAGATAGAAACATCATCTACTGCACACCGCTTGTGAACTGTCTTTTAGATGGAATAGAGAAAAG CATCGAGGGTGAAGACACCGCCACAGCTAGTTTAAGTGAAACTGCTTCACAACCAAGGAAAAATTCCCGGTTCTTGAACGGGTTGAAATGGAAGGCTTCTGCGGAACTGGGCGAAGTGGATCGCTACGTCAATGACGGCTACGGTATTCTTGAGGATCTCAATCGCTACCAAACAATCAAGCAAATATTCAT aCAGTACAAAAGCGCATTGCCATCTTCTGCTGCCTGTGAGCGCCTGTTTATTGTTGCTAGCTTGATTTTTGTACCGAAGCGTACAAATTTATCTGATGCAAATTTTGATAGACTGGTTTtcttaaaacaaaatggcacATGTTCAAGAAACTGGAAGACTAGTCCTTCTAAAACTAAGTAA